A single Lactuca sativa cultivar Salinas chromosome 8, Lsat_Salinas_v11, whole genome shotgun sequence DNA region contains:
- the LOC111904433 gene encoding putative clathrin assembly protein At2g25430 encodes MHRRFQRAYTSIKENTFVRYAKIATVGGFCDVDLILVKATSPEDIPLRDRYVLQLLKVFSVSPPAYRTFASSFSRRFSKTRCWRVALKCLILLHRLLRALPYNSSFRTELLWARSNGFLSLNPCPFRDSSSSNSEDYTRFISSYANLLDEALDCLTIDCEDGSVDAQEQTEEEQNNEGEEEEVILQSFPDKMKRVGEKLDVLPQLQSLVDRVIECRPKGAAARSFLIHCALKYIVRDSFFCYTTFRSEIVAVLDHLIQLPYRSCMMAFGVYKKAAVQADHLSEFYDWCKSVGLCGIYEYPFVDRIPEMQIQALENFLSGMWQLTDSSSTTGSPMASTIDSSSSSMEDDKQIVRFNNWVQFEDDGISKGQEKNEEKALIEFETNDNNNIMSWEVLLEASVILAPLMVSNTYFYFQPNSYGVSSNESTDQCATDLQIQVYNPSAINPFQHTYNGFTPSFDSYPTFL; translated from the coding sequence ATGCATAGGCGATTTCAGCGAGCATACACATCTATTAAAGAAAACACATTTGTGAGGTATGCCAAGATCGCGACAGTTGGAGGGTTTTGTGACGTAGATTTGATACTGGTAAAGGCAACTTCGCCGGAGGACATACCTCTCCGTGATCGATATGTCCTCCAGCTCTTAAAAGTCTTCTCAGTTTCGCCTCCTGCTTACCGGACTTTTGCTTCCAGCTTTTCCCGGCGGTTTAGCAAGACGAGGTGCTGGAGAGTTGCTTTGAAATGCTTAATCCTCCTCCACCGTTTGCTCCGAGCATTGCCTTACAACAGCTCATTCAGAACTGAACTTCTTTGGGCTCGTTCCAATGGTTTCTTGTCTCTAAATCCATGTCCATTTCGTGATTCCTCATCGTCTAACTCAGAAGATTACACACGTTTCATTTCATCGTATGCTAATCTTCTTGACGAAGCATTAGATTGTCTGACAATTGATTGTGAAGATGGCAGTGTGGATGCACAAGAACAAACCGAAGAGGAACAAAAtaatgaaggagaagaagaagaagtgataCTCCAAAGTTTTCCTGATAAGATGAAACGAGTGGGGGAGAAACTTGATGTATTACCACAACTTCAGAGCCTAGTTGATCGAGTGATCGAATGCAGGCCAAAAGGAGCGGCTGCAAGAAGCTTTCTTATACATTGTGCCTTAAAATATATCGTGCGAGACAGTTTCTTCTGCTACACCACTTTCAGGAGTGAAATAGTTGCAGTCCTCGACCATCTGATTCAGTTGCCCTACCGGAGTTGCATGATGGCTTTTGGTGTATACAAGAAAGCCGCGGTTCAAGCTGATCATCTTTCTGAATTCTATGATTGGTGTAAATCCGTTGGGCTGTGTGGAATCTACGAATACCCTTTTGTTGATCGAATCCCAGAAATGCAAATTCAAGCTCTGGAGAACTTTCTCAGTGGTATGTGGCAGTTAACAGACTCCTCTTCGACCACTGGATCTCCAATGGCGTCCACCATAGACTCTTCATCAAGCTCCATGGAAGATGATAAGCAAATTGTGAGATTCAATAACTGGGTGCAGTTTGAAGACGATGGTATCTCGAAAGGACAGGAAAAGAATGAGGAAAAGGCGTTGATCGAGTTTGAGACGAACGACAATAACAATATCATGAGTTGGGAAGTGTTGTTAGAAGCTTCCGTAATTCTTGCACCTCTCATGGTTTCGAACACTTACTTCTACTTTCAGCCCAACAGCTATGGCGTATCGTCCAATGAATCAACCGACCAATGTGCCACTGATTTGCAGATTCAAGTGTATAACCCTTCTGCGATCAACCCATTTCAGCATACGTACAATGGTTTTACTCCTTCATTTGATTCATATCCTACATTCttatag
- the LOC111904384 gene encoding G-type lectin S-receptor-like serine/threonine-protein kinase At1g34300 has protein sequence MSTPDPLLLLLPLFLFLASQASYAQLRNQTSDFPWVASENRTLVSNNSVFAAGFLPTNSTDRFIFSVYYEGISIRQVIWSVNDDSPVNGSSSLNITASGELRLGEIQFPGAPTSSSNSTHLLQLTDGGELRFGNWRSFLHPTDTIVPGQDINGTTLTVRGGAFRFDGKKLLFNGSYDAESSYYSNDNAFLSFDDTGKVQQENGASLITSDYGDKVQRRLKLDDNGNLRIYSFNQNISQWIVVWQAIPELCRIKGTCGPNSICMYGDNYDTTVCDCPPGYRRNSGTGDEQCSRKISNLRESKFLQLDYVNFSGASGQGNQWSMVALNFTSCKAGCLNNPDCVGFGYKFDGQGYCVFVKQLFYGIWSPANEAAFFLRVDSLESDQTNFTGLTSILETTCPVRVSLPLPPEESKSTTRNIAIISTLFAAELISGVAFFWAFLRKYVKYRDMARTFGLEFLPAGGPKRFSYAELKTATNDFSTTNVVGKGGFGDVYKGVLTDHRIVAVKCLKNVAGGDNEFWAEVTIIARMHHLNLVRLWGFCAEKGQRILVYEYVPNGSLDKFLFHSGKVDYTNGEQDLEDSKLLDRKPILDWGIRYRIALGVARAIAYLHEECLEWVLHCDIKPENILLGADFCPKISDFGLSKLRKKEDMVSYSRMRGTRGYMAPEWVKSDHITPKADVYSFGMVLLEMVTGVRNFDIQGSKMDSEDWYFPRWAFDKVYKEMNIEDILDNQIKRSYDSRLHEEMITRMVKTAMWCLQDRPEMRPSMGKVAKMLEGTVEMIEPQKPTIFFLGDE, from the coding sequence ATGTCTACCCCTGAtcccctcctcctcctcctccccctCTTCCTTTTCTTGGCTTCTCAAGCTTCCTACGCCCAACTACGAAACCAAACCTCCGATTTCCCATGGGTGGCGTCGGAAAACAGAACTCTCGTTTCGAATAACTCAGTCTTCGCCGCCGGATTCCTCCCAACGAACTCCACCGACCGATTCATCTTCTCCGTTTACTACGAGGGCATCTCCATACGACAAGTAATCTGGTCGGTCAACGATGATTCCCCGGTAAACGGATCATCCTCCCTCAACATCACCGCCTCCGGTGAACTCCGTCTCGGTGAAATACAATTCCCCGGAGCTCCGACATCATCCAGCAACTCCACCCACTTGCTCCAGCTCACCGACGGCGGAGAGTTGCGATTTGGGAACTGGAGAAGTTTTCTTCACCCGACAGATACGATCGTTCCGGGACAAGATATCAACGGAACAACTTTGACTGTGAGAGGCGGAGCTTTCAGATTTGACGGGAAAAAATTGTTATTCAACGGAAGTTACGATGCAGAATCGTCGTATTATTCAAACGACAACGCGTTTCTAAGCTTCGATGATACCGGGAAGGTTCAGCAAGAAAACGGCGCTTCGTTAATCACCTCAGACTACGGCGACAAGGTGCAGAGAAGATTAAAGCTCGACGACAATGGAAATCTCAGGATTTACAGCTTCAATCAGAACATCAGTCAATGGATTGTTGTATGGCAAGCGATCCCGGAGTTATGTAGAATCAAGGGAACCTGCGGACCAAATTCTATATGTATGTACGGTGACAATTACGATACTACAGTCTGCGATTGCCCACCGGGATACCGGCGAAACTCCGGCACCGGTGATGAACAATGCTCGagaaaaatttcaaatttgagaGAATCCAAGTTTTTGCAGCTTGATTATGTGAATTTCAGTGGGGCATCGGGACAAGGGAACCAGTGGTCTATGGTGGCTCTGAACTTTACATCGTGTAAAGCCGGTTGCTTGAATAACCCGGATTGTGTCGGGTTCGGGTACAAATTCGATGGGCAAGGTTATTGTGTTTTTGTGAAGCAGTTATTCTACGGGATATGGTCTCCGGCGAATGAAGCTGCTTTCTTTCTTCGTGTTGATTCGTTGGAATCCGATCAGACAAATTTCACAGGCTTAACAAGCATCCTGGAGACAACATGCCCTGTTCGAGTTAGCCTTCCATTGCCACCGGAAGAATCAAAGTCCACCACTCGAAACATAGCAATCATATCGACTCTATTCGCGGCGGAGTTAATCAGCGGCGTCGCATTCTTCTGGGCTTTTCTCAGGAAATACGTGAAATACCGAGACATGGCTCGAACATTCGGGCTCGAATTCCTCCCCGCCGGTGGCCCAAAACGATTCAGTTACGCCGAGCTAAAAACCGCTACAAATGATTTCTCCACCACAAATGTCGTCGGAAAAGGAGGGTTTGGTGATGTTTACAAAGGCGTGTTGACTGATCACCGGATTGTTGCTGTGAAATGCCTGAAAAACGTCGCCGGAGGGGATAACGAGTTCTGGGCTGAGGTCACCATTATTGCGAGAATGCATCATCTGAATTTAGTCCGATTGTGGGGATTTTGCGCTGAGAAAGGTCAGAGAATACTGGTTTACGAGTATGTCCCAAACGGATCTCTAGACAAGTTCCTGTTCCACTCCGGTAAAGTCGACTACACAAACGGCGAACAAGATCTGGAAGATAGCAAGCTGTTAGATCGAAAACCCATACTCGATTGGGGGATTAGATACCGAATCGCCCTCGGAGTAGCTCGTGCGATTGCGTATTTGCACGAAGAATGCCTGGAATGGGTTCTCCACTGCGACATCAAACCGGAGAACATTCTCCTCGGAGCTGATTTCTGCCCAAAAATCTCAGATTTCGGATTATCAAAACTGAGGAAGAAGGAAGACATGGTTAGCTACTCAAGGATGCGGGGAACTCGAGGGTACATGGCGCCGGAGTGGGTGAAGAGCGACCACATTACACCGAAGGCCGATGTTTACAGTTTCGGAATGGTTTTGTTGGAGATGGTGACAGGGGTTCGTAATTTCGACATTCAAGGTTCGAAAATGGATAGTGAAGATTGGTATTTTCCTCGATGGGCGTTTGATAAGGTGTATAAAGAGATGAATATTGAGGATATTTTGGATAATCAGATTAAGAGGTCGTATGATAGTCGGCTTCATGAGGAGATGATTACACGAATGGTGAAGACGGCGATGTGGTGTTTGCAGGATCGGCCGGAGATGAGGCCGTCGATGGGGAAGGTGGCGAAGATGTTGGAAGGAACGGTGGAGATGATTGAACCCCAAAAGCCGACGATATTTTTCTTGGGAGATGAGTAG